The Bradyrhizobium sp. CCBAU 051011 DNA segment AAATCTCCATGTCGCGCTTCACCTCGAGGTCGGCCGTGCGGAGCCACGCCATAAAGCCCTGCAGCGAGGCCGGCGCCTTGCGCTCGTAGTTCAGCGCCAGCTCCAGAAACTCATCGAGCGCGTCGTTGGCCTCGTGTCCGAGCCGCCGCAGGATTTGCGCGCGGCCGCCGTCGCCGCCGAGCAGCCAGGCATAGAACGCAAACGGCGTTTCGCTGGCAAAGCGACGCTCGCACTGCTCGAGCCGCCACAGCGCGTCGCGTAAGCGGCCGTCGGTCGGCGCGCGCGCGGTCAATGCGGCGCGGAGCGATCCCTTGCGCTGCCAGGCGATCTTGAACAGGTCGTCGTCGTCGAGTCCGAACAGCGGGCTCTTCAGCGCCACCGCCAGCGCCAGATCGTCCTGCGGCAGCAGGAGCGCGTCGGCGAGGTTCATCAGGTCGATGATTGCGATGTGCTCGGTCAGCTTGAGGCGGTCGGCGCCGGCGACCGGGATGCCGGCATGCTTCAGCGCCTGGATCACGGCGTCGAACGCGTTGCCGCGCCGGCGCACCAGCACCAGCATGTCGCCATAGCGCAGCGGCCGGCGGTCGCCCTTGCTGCCGGTCATGGCGCGACTGGCCACCAGCGCCTTGATCTCGGCCTGGATGCGCCGGGCCAGCTTCACTTCGGGGCTGGTCGCGGCAACGCCGTCGAACGGCGCGCGCCAGCCTTCGATGTCCTGCCGGTCGTCGGCTTCCGCGAGTTCCCAGAGATCGATCTGGCTCGGGCCAGCGTCGGCCAGCGCGTGATGGATCGGATTGCCGATATCGACCGCATGAATGCTGCGAAAGATATCCTGCTCGCGAAACACCTGGTCGACCGCATGCAGAATCGCCGGTCCCGAGCGGAACGAATAGGTAAACGATACTGGGTCGAACTTCAGCCCGGCACCCTCGAACTTCCGCTGAAGTGCGCGGCGGCGCAGGTCGAACTCGCGCGGGGCCGCGCCCTGGAACGAAAAGATCGACTGCTTCTCGTCGCCGACCGCGAACACCGTTCGGACCACGCCGTCGCGTGCGCCCGCGCCCGAGGTGAATTCGGAGATGATGTGCGCGACGATGTCCCATTGCCGGGGGCTGGTATCCTGCGCCTCGTCGATCAGCACATGGTCGACGCCGCGGTCGAGCTTGTAATGCACCCAGCCCGAGGAAACGCGGTCGAGCATGGCCAGCGTCTTGTCGATCAGGTCGTCATAGTCGAGCAGGCCGCGCTCCTGCTTCTCGCGGCGATAGTTCGCGGCCGCCGCGGTCGCGATATAGAGCAAGGCCTCGGTGCGGTCTCGGGCGACGACGGCGCGGCGGCGTTCGATCAGCGGGCCAAGGCGGCGAGCTTCCGATTCGAACAAGCGTCCAACGGCTGGATTGTCCCGCGCAAAATTCTTCGTCACCACGGATTTGCGCGGCGTGCGGTCAGCGTCGGTGAGAAACACGCAGAGATACTCTTCCACCTGGGCTGCGCCGGAAAACATCAACGCTGCGCGAAGCTGTGCGGCCTGGCTCTGATCGGTTTTGCTTCCGCTATCCAGTGCAGACGCGACTTCCTGCCAGCATGATCGCGGCAGGTTCGGTCCGTCCAATATCTCGCGCTCGACATCCTCGATGCGATCATCGGGAGCGACGCCGAGCGCCGCCGAAATCTGCGCCGCGGCGGCCTGCGCGCTCCCGGCGGCATCCGTCCAGGCCATGAAATGGTCGCGGCTGAGACAGGCCTCGCGCACCACTTCCTTGAAGGTGACGTCGGCGGCGCTTGCCATCGCCGTCATCAGTGCGCGTCCGGTGGCGCTGTCGGGATTGCGTGAAGCCTCGAGAAAAACGGCGAGATTGGCGCGCTCCATCATCTCGTTCTGGTCGCGGTCGTCGAGCACGGCGAAGCGCGCCGGCACGTTGGCCTCGAACGGGAACTGCTGCAGCAGCCGCGTGCACAGCGCGTGGATGGTCTGCACCTTCAGCCCGCCCGGCGTCTCCAGCGCGCAGGCGAACAGTTTGCGCGCCGACTTGCGCAAACGCACACTGGGATGGGGAATGCCGGCCTCGCGGATCGCCGCGTCCAGTGCGTCGTCGTCGAGCGTCACCCAATGGCCCAGCGTGGTGAACACGCGCTCAGCCATGTTGGCGGCGGCTGCTTTGGTGAAGGTGATGCAGAGGATCTTTTCCGGCGCCACGCCGTCGAGCAGCAGCCGGATCACCCGCTGCACCAGCACATGGGTCTTGCCGGAGCCCGCATTCGCCGAAACGAAAGCGGAAGCTGCCGGATCGGACGCGCGCGCTTGGGTAGCGCGAACCGCGTCGGGGATGATGCGCCGAGCCTTCACCATTCCTCGATCCCCAGGCCGCCGGCCGCCGACCATTCCTTGATCCGGGCGAGATCGTCATAGGCGCCGTAGCGGTTCGACCACATCGACAGGTTCAGCGAGGTGTAGGCGGTCTCCTCGTTTTCGAATTTGCGGATCAGCGCTTCAAGCTGCTCGCGGGCGTAGTCGGCCGCCTCGTCCGGCCGCTGCGGCGTATCGTTGTTCCTGATCTTCAGCTCCAGCGAGCGGTGCTCGCCGGGCGGATTGTTGCCGCTGAGGCGGACATAGACGAGCTCGCCGACGGAGGAGCCGGCGTCGATGTTCTCAAAGCCGCCTTCGCGCAGGATCGCGGCCTCCAGCGTCAGTTGCGGCGACAGGCCCATCCGCACCTGCTTACCCGTAGGCGGCTGGCCGGTCTTGTAATCGAGGATCGCAAAGCTGCCGTCATGGCGCTGCTCGATTCGGTCGGCGCGCGCCGACAGGGTGAAGATCCGCTCGTTGTCGAGCGGGATCTTGATCTCGCCTTTGATCTCGGCGGCAATTTTTTCGATGTCCTCGCGCCGCGCCTCTTCCCAATCCGCAAACCAGGTGGCGATGCGCTGAAACCGCGGCCACCACAGCGCCCGCGCCTCGGGCCGTTCCATCAGTGGTGCAAAGAATTTCTCGCCGATGCCGCGCAGCACCAGCGCGGGCTGCGGGGGCAGGGTGTCGGCAAATTTCTGCGTGAATTCGCCGAGTGCATCGTGGATGGCCGAGCCGCGATCGGCCGCCGACAGCGGCATGTCGACGGGATCGAGCGGATCGAGCCGCAGAATATATTTCGCGTAGATCGTATAGGGATCGCGCAGCCAGTCCTCGATCGCCGTGACCGACAGTTTGAGCGGCCGCGTCTCGACCGGCGGCTTCGGTGCGGGCTGCGCGATCGGTTCGACCGCGTCGGGCTGATCGAGTTCGGCAGCGAAGCGGACGTAATTATCGCCGGCCCTTCTGGCCTCTTCCCAGCGCGCTTCGCCCGCCACCGCCTCCAGCCGGTGCAGGAAGCGCGAGGCGACCGCCGGCGCGCCGCCGACCTTGGCCGAATGGGTCAGGATCACGTCGTCCATTCCCAATAATTGCGCGAAGTCGTGCGCGGAGAGGCCGATGCGCCGCTCCGGCAGGTCGAGGCCAAGCTCGTGGCGCATCGGCCGGCTGAGCCAGGGATCGACCCGCGGCGCCGGCGGCCACACGCCCTCGACCAGCCCGCCGAGGATGACGCGGTCGGATTCGGTGAGCCGTGCTTCGAGCTGGCCGTAGATCTGTAACTGCGCGTCGGCCTGCTCCGGCCGTCGCACCATGCGATCGGCATAGGCGGTCTGAAACACCTCGGGGTAATCGCCGAGCTGGACCATCAGGCCGCTCGGCTTCTGCTCGGCGAGCAGATCGTCGAACGCCGCTGACAGCGCCGATCCCTGGGCCTCCTCGAAGGCTACGGCCACGCCGTTCTGATCTGACGACAATGCAAGCAGGATCTCGCGATGGCGTACCGCGAGCTCGGCGAAATCGTACGGCTTTGACGAGCCCATGACTTCCAGCGGCGACAGTGCCTTCTGCAGCGATGCGATCAACGCTTGGGCCTGATCGAGTTCGTCATCCTTCAATTTTGCGCGCGGCTCGGAAGCGTGAAGCGAAGAAGTCTCCTTGCGCCGGAGCTTTCCGAGCTCAACGCGGAAACGGTCGAAGTCGCGCGCAAGGCCACTCGTTCCCGCTTGCGGCCGGGTGCCGCGCAGCAGCGCCAGTTCGAGAGTCTCGATGGCGTGCCTGAACGCGCCGGATGCGCCGCCTAGCCGGAACAGCGGATGCTTCAATAGCGCCAGCAGCGTCGGCGGTTCCAGTCCCTTGGCGACGGCTTCCGCGGCGAGGCGCGCAAAAATGCCGCTCGGCGTGTCCATCAGCGCGTCACCGCCGGAATCGTCAAATTCAAGATTCCAGCGCCTCAGCGCCGCCATCACCCGCCGCGCCAGCGCGCGATCCGGCGTCACCAGCGCCGCCGATTTGTTGAGGTGCCGCGCCTCGCGCATCGCTACCGCAATCGCCAGCGCTTCCATCTCCGAGCTGGGCGCCTCGACGACGGCCAGCTTCGTCATGCCGGCGGCGATCCGTTGCGATACATCCGGCTGCGCCAGCCGATCATGCCATTGCTCGGTCGCCGTCGACGGCCGCATCGTCTCCGACATCAGCACCTCGCGGCCCTGTTGTGCCGGCGTGCCCAGTATTTCGACGTCGCTCCGCTTGATGCCAAAACGATCCAGCAATCCCTGCATCGCGAATTGCGGATGGTTCGAGGAGGGCTGGGTGGTGAACTTGCCCTGCGCGTCCCGGATGCCGCCGATCGTCTGCCAGGCCTCCTCGTCGAGATCGGTGTCGAGCCCGGGCAGCACCACCGCGCCATGTTTGAGGCCCGCCACGGCTGTGAGGAATTTCGCGGTCGCGGGCATCGAACCCGTCGAACCTGCGGCAACTATGGGTCCTTCATGATACGCGGTCAGGCGCGCAGCTTCCGCCTCGATCAGGCGGTCGCGGCGTTCGGCGGGTTCGATCCTGCCGATTTCCTTCAAATGCTCCGGCCATGCCTTGCGCGCGATGCGCAGGAACTCCAGCGAATGCTGCCAGTATTTGTCGAACTGGTCGGGCACCAGCCTGTCGAGCGCTTCCCAGGCGACGCCGCGCGTCACCATGTCGTCCATCAGCCGCGCCAGATCGCCGGCCAGCGCCAGCGTCGAGGCCGGGCCGCCGACCACGAGCGGCGCCGACACCGGGCTCTTGGCCCAGGCCGCCACCAGATGCGCCAGCGTCAGTCGGCGCTCCAACTCACCGAGCCGTGGCGGAATGTCGAGCGGCGCCACGCCGCTGAATTGTTCGGAGCCTTCCGCAAACGCCAGCTCGTCCTCGTCGATGTCGCCGAGCGCCACGATGCGCGGCAGGATCGCGGCATCGGTCTTCAGCTCATCGAGAAAGATCTCCCGCGCCAGCCGCCCGGCGCGCCGGGTCGGCAGATAAAGCGTCGCGCGCGCGAGATTGAGCGGATCCTTGCGCGCCTCGAATCCCCCAACCAGCCGGCCGTCGACCAGCGCCGCGATGACGGTGCGCAGGAACGGCACGGAGAGGGGAACGCTGAAAATGCGCATGAGCTTCCTGATTCGAGGTCAGGCGCCAATATAGGCAGCGATGAGGGAGAGGTCATGCGGGTGAGGGCGGCGTCCCCGCTACTCACTGCCATCCGGGCCCATTCTACTTTGCATGGGGTTGTTTTCGAGATTTTTGTCTGAGCCTTGCGGCGGACGGCGTTCCCGGGCACGCATCGCGGATGCGTCCCGCCGACGGCGGATCGGTTCGAACCCCGGTCCAGCGCAGGATCAGGCCACGCTTTCCAAAAACGCTTCTTCCGCGGCCTGCACCGCGTCGGGGGTTCCGACGTGCATCCAGACGCCATCGAGCCGCAGCCCGAACAGCCGCTCCTGCTCGTTGGCGCGGTCGAACATCCTGGTCAGCGAGAACTCGCCAGTGGGTGCGTCCGCAAACAGCGACGGCGACATGATCGCTGCACCGGCATAGACGAACGGGACCACCTGATGTTCGCGCCGCTTGCGCAGCGCGCCGTCCGGCAGCATGGCGTAGTCGCCGCGGCCGGCATAGCCGATGCTGCTCGTGGTCGGCGCCATCAACAGCAGGATATCCATCCGTGCGGGGTCGAAGGTTTCGGCGAGCCGCTCCAGATTGGGCCGCACGCCATCGATCCACATCGTGTCGGCGTTGAGGTGGAAGAACGGCTCCGTGCCGAGCAGCGGCAGCGCCTTAACCACCGCGCCGCCGGTGCCGAGCACCTCGTCGCGCTCGTCGGAAATGATGATACGGGGACGCTTGCGGCCCGCGGTGTGCCGGATGATCTGGTCGGGCAGATAGTGCACGTTGACCACGGCTTCGGCGACACCGGCTCCGGCGAGCTTGTCGAGCACGTGATCGAGCAGTGGCTGGCCGGCCACGCTCACCAGCGGCTTCGGCATGTGGTCGGTCAGCGGGCGCATGCGCAAGCCGAGACCGGCGGCAAGGACCATGGCTTTGGTGGGCGTAACGGACATTTTCGGAGCTTCTCGAACCATCAAATCACGCCGCGGAGCATACCACGGCGATTCGCTTGAACCAGCAACCATGAGGCCTTAGTGGCCGCACATGACGGCCGTACGACGGCCACAGGCGCTGTCCAAACTCAGGCTTCGGCGTCCTCGGCCCCGCGCTTGGCCGCCTTCTTTTTCTTGTCGCCCTGTTTCAGGAAATTGACGCCGATCTGGTCGCCATTGACCCAGGCCAGTTCGCAGCGCCGATAGGCCAGCCCGGTGGACGACAGCAGCAGGAAGAATTCCTTCAGATGCAGACCCTCGACCGAACCTTCGACCGTCAGCTTGGCGCCGGTCTCGGAGACGTCTTCCATCACGCAATCACGCCGCCAGGTGCCGTCGATTCCCATCATGTGCGCTGCAAAGCCGCGCTCGAATACGACTCGATCTCCCCGGCGCCGTTCCGCCCCCGCCATGGCTGTCTTCCTGTTTCAAAAACCGGCTTACGCCATGGCTGCACAGCATGGCGGGTTCCAGATTAGATGCGGGTTGGCTAACAGGAGGTAAATCAGGGCAGTGGCGGCGGCACGTTGGCGGCATACCATTCGCGAAACGCCGCCAATGCCGGATGCGCCAGCGAGCGGTTCAAATAGGTCCAGATCCGCGGCTGATGGCGCAGATATTGCGGCTTGCCGTCGCGCCGGTTGAGCCGGGCGAAGGTGCCGAGCAGGCGCGTATTCCGCTGCGCCGACATGATGGCATAAAGTTCGGCGAAGCTGGCCGGGTCGAACTGACTGTCCGTCGCGCGCCGCGCCTTGATGTAGCGGGTCAAGAGCGACAGCTCGAGCTGTTCGGGAACGTCGAGCCGCGCGTCCTGCAATAGCGACACCAGATCGTAGGCGGCGGGGCCGATCACGGCATCCTGAAAGTCGATGATGCCGACGCGCAAAATCCCGGTGCGCTCACCGAGCCAGATGATGTTGGGCGAATGAAAGTCCCGCATCACCCAGGTTCGCGGCGCAGCCGCTGGCTTTTCCAGCAGCGTTCGCCACATCGCGATGAACTGGTCGCGTTGTTCCTGGCTCACCTCAGCGCCGCGATCTGGCAGATACCATTCGAGCATCAGCCCGATCTCGACCAGCCACGCATCGATATCGTAGCGCGGAATATCGTAGGAAGCCCGCGGCGCCAGCGGGGCCGTTTCCGGCAGGGCTTCGCGGTGCAACGCCGCGAGCATGTCGGTCGCCGCCTCATAGCGCTCGGCGATCGGCCGCGGCGGGTCGCCTTCGATGATGCCGGCGCTGCCGAAATCCTCGGTGATCAGGAATCCGGATTCGAGATCGGCATGGCGGATCGCAGGCGCCGAGAAGCCGTGAGCGCGCAGGCCATTGTCGATCGCGACGAACGGCTTGACGTCCTCGGCGAGATGAACGGCCGCGCTATAGGACTTGCCGCCATAGATCGCAGGGCCGTCCGGACGGCGCGGCGAATTCATCAGGATCGACGTGCCGTCTTTGTCGATCAGGCGTGCATAGGAGCGCGTCGAGGCATCGCCGGGCATGCGCTCACGCGCGGCATTCAGAAAGCCGGCGTCTTCGAGAAATTTTCGCAAAGCCTTCAGCCGCGCCACCTGCGCCGCCGCCTTGCCGTAGCCGGTGATCTCGGCGGCGCGGGCGGCGGAGCCGAGCGCGGGACGATGGCTGAAGGCGATATCGATGCGGTCTTCGGGCAGCGCATCGGGGGCGCGCTCCGGCCATTCGATCAGCGCCAGCGTGCCCTCGGGCAACGGCGATAACCCGATTTCCTCCAGCTCGCTCGCATCGTTGATGCGGTAGAGATCGGCGTGCAGAAGCGGAAACGGCTGGTCGTAGTTCTGCGCCAGCGTGAATGTTGGGCTTGGTACTTCCAGCGCAGGATCATCGGCGAGATAGCGGATCATGGCGCGCGCGGCGGCCGTTTTCCCCGCGCCGAGATCGCCGGAGAGCGTGATGACGTCACCCGGGCCGACCAGCAGCGCGAGGTCGGCCATCAGATGCGCCGTCGCTGCCTCATTTGCCAGCGCCGCCGTGAATGTTGTCGGGGCGGTCATTCGGCGGCGTTGCGGTGCGCGTTCTGGTCGACCGGGAAGTCGCAGGTGACCGCCGTGCCCTTGCCGACCACCGAATCGACGCGCACCCGGCCGCCATGCAGTTCGACGAAGGAACGCACCAGCGACAGGCCAAGCCCGGCGCCGCGGTGGCGCGACCCGTGCGAGTGGCTTTCGAACCAGTCGAACACCTTGTCCTTCACATCGGCCGGAATGCCGGGGCCGGAGTCGCTGACCGTGAAGATCACGCGATGCTCGGTTCGCCGCGCGCTGATGATGACCGCGGCATCGTGCGGCGAGAATCCGACGGCGTTGGCGAGCAGGTTATAGAGCACCTGCACCACGCGCCGCTCGTCGCCGGTGAAGTTGCCGATATTGGGATCGATGTCGACCTTGAGTTCGATGCGGTCGGTCGCCAGCCGGTCCTGAATGCCCTCGGCGGCGGCCTGAATGGCTTTTTCGATGTTGACCGGGCCGAGCTCGAGCTTCATGGCGCCGGCATCGATGGTGGCGAGATCGAGGATGTTGTTGGTCAGCGCCAGCAGCGCGTTGGTCGACTTGGTGACGTAGTCGAGATATTCGGCCTGCTTCGGCGTCAGCGGGCCGGTCGAGGGATCGCTGAGGAAATGGGCGAAGCCGATGATGGTGGTCAGCGGCGCGCGCAGCTCATAGGACACGTGGTGGACGAAATCGACCTTCATCTGGTCGGCGGCTTCCAGCGCCTCGTTGCGTTCGCGCAGCGCGCGCTCGACATTTTCGGTGTCGGTGATGTCCTGCAAGGTCAGTAGCGTCGCGCCGTCCGGCAGCGGCATGGTCATGCAATCCAGCACGCTGCCGTCCTTGCGCTCCAGTTTCAGCGCCAGCTGCGCCCGGTTCTCGATTCCCGTGATCGCTTCACGGAGCGCCCGCCAGGTCAGCGCGTCGTCGAACAGCGGCTTGCACCATGCTTCCACGGTCTCAATGTGGGGCTGCTCCTTCAGCGATTCCGCCGACAGCTTCCACATTCTGGCGAATGCGGGATTGAACAGCTCGACGCGGCCATTGCTGCCGAACACCGCAACCGCCTCGGCAAGATTGTCGAGCGTTTCATGCTGGACCCGCGTCAGCCGGTCGTAGCGGCGTGCGAGATCGAGGCTTTCGGTGACATTGTCGAACAGATAGGTGACGCCGCCTTCGAGGTTTGGCGTGGTGACGACGCTCAGCGCCCGGCCGTCCGGCAGAAACCAGCTGTAGGTCGCCGGCTCAACGGCGCGGTAGGCTTCGTGCAGCTTGGCCTTCCAGGCGCGGAAGTCGGGCTGTTCGGGCAGTTTGCGCGTCGCGCGCAAACGGTCGAGCACGCTGGAATCGTCGGGGTTGGAATCGAGGAAGGCCTGATCCAGGCTCCACAGCCGCCGGTAGGATTCGTTATAGAAGGCCAGCCGCCGTTGGCCGTCGAACACGGCAACCCCTGACGACAACTGATCGAGGGTTCGGCGATGGGCTTCCGCCATCCGCTCCATGGCGTCGCGCAACGCCGTCGCCTCGCTGGCGTCGATGGCGATGCCGGCACTGCCTCCGCCGAGCCTGAGTGCCTGAACGTCATAGATGCGCCGCTCGCCGCCGACCACGATCGGCAGCCGCGCGCTGAAGCTGGAATTGTCGTTCAGCACCTTGCCCATCTCGACGCGCTGGTCATTCTCCAGCAGTTCGAGATTGCGATGGAGCGTGTCTGCGAGGTTTGAGCCCTCGGTGGCGCGCACATAGGCCGTATTGGCGTAACGCAGATTGCCCTCGGTGCTCTTGGCCCAGATCGGCCAGGGCGCGGCGGCGGC contains these protein-coding regions:
- a CDS encoding PilZ domain-containing protein gives rise to the protein MAGAERRRGDRVVFERGFAAHMMGIDGTWRRDCVMEDVSETGAKLTVEGSVEGLHLKEFFLLLSSTGLAYRRCELAWVNGDQIGVNFLKQGDKKKKAAKRGAEDAEA
- the tsaE gene encoding tRNA (adenosine(37)-N6)-threonylcarbamoyltransferase complex ATPase subunit type 1 TsaE, which produces MTAPTTFTAALANEAATAHLMADLALLVGPGDVITLSGDLGAGKTAAARAMIRYLADDPALEVPSPTFTLAQNYDQPFPLLHADLYRINDASELEEIGLSPLPEGTLALIEWPERAPDALPEDRIDIAFSHRPALGSAARAAEITGYGKAAAQVARLKALRKFLEDAGFLNAARERMPGDASTRSYARLIDKDGTSILMNSPRRPDGPAIYGGKSYSAAVHLAEDVKPFVAIDNGLRAHGFSAPAIRHADLESGFLITEDFGSAGIIEGDPPRPIAERYEAATDMLAALHREALPETAPLAPRASYDIPRYDIDAWLVEIGLMLEWYLPDRGAEVSQEQRDQFIAMWRTLLEKPAAAPRTWVMRDFHSPNIIWLGERTGILRVGIIDFQDAVIGPAAYDLVSLLQDARLDVPEQLELSLLTRYIKARRATDSQFDPASFAELYAIMSAQRNTRLLGTFARLNRRDGKPQYLRHQPRIWTYLNRSLAHPALAAFREWYAANVPPPLP
- a CDS encoding PAS domain-containing sensor histidine kinase, with the translated sequence MSGVVAAMRRTLLSCTSLARHGTIALAIALPALSKPAFAADLTITQAISALLDLNHQEFAALTTALSLLGFTVVAAILLMRTRIRATRTELSLRSDIADLQVQADRLRALLFAEPQVLISWAAGDNRPQISGDISLLISQDALSNSPQRILAFGTWLPPEPALQMDHAVDALCATGEGFLLNLSTSNGRAIEAMGRAIGGQAIVRIRELGGLRRDLAEANLRYRTLLEETDLLRDFAAAAPWPIWAKSTEGNLRYANTAYVRATEGSNLADTLHRNLELLENDQRVEMGKVLNDNSSFSARLPIVVGGERRIYDVQALRLGGGSAGIAIDASEATALRDAMERMAEAHRRTLDQLSSGVAVFDGQRRLAFYNESYRRLWSLDQAFLDSNPDDSSVLDRLRATRKLPEQPDFRAWKAKLHEAYRAVEPATYSWFLPDGRALSVVTTPNLEGGVTYLFDNVTESLDLARRYDRLTRVQHETLDNLAEAVAVFGSNGRVELFNPAFARMWKLSAESLKEQPHIETVEAWCKPLFDDALTWRALREAITGIENRAQLALKLERKDGSVLDCMTMPLPDGATLLTLQDITDTENVERALRERNEALEAADQMKVDFVHHVSYELRAPLTTIIGFAHFLSDPSTGPLTPKQAEYLDYVTKSTNALLALTNNILDLATIDAGAMKLELGPVNIEKAIQAAAEGIQDRLATDRIELKVDIDPNIGNFTGDERRVVQVLYNLLANAVGFSPHDAAVIISARRTEHRVIFTVSDSGPGIPADVKDKVFDWFESHSHGSRHRGAGLGLSLVRSFVELHGGRVRVDSVVGKGTAVTCDFPVDQNAHRNAAE
- a CDS encoding nucleotidyltransferase family protein is translated as MSVTPTKAMVLAAGLGLRMRPLTDHMPKPLVSVAGQPLLDHVLDKLAGAGVAEAVVNVHYLPDQIIRHTAGRKRPRIIISDERDEVLGTGGAVVKALPLLGTEPFFHLNADTMWIDGVRPNLERLAETFDPARMDILLLMAPTTSSIGYAGRGDYAMLPDGALRKRREHQVVPFVYAGAAIMSPSLFADAPTGEFSLTRMFDRANEQERLFGLRLDGVWMHVGTPDAVQAAEEAFLESVA
- the addB gene encoding double-strand break repair protein AddB; protein product: MRIFSVPLSVPFLRTVIAALVDGRLVGGFEARKDPLNLARATLYLPTRRAGRLAREIFLDELKTDAAILPRIVALGDIDEDELAFAEGSEQFSGVAPLDIPPRLGELERRLTLAHLVAAWAKSPVSAPLVVGGPASTLALAGDLARLMDDMVTRGVAWEALDRLVPDQFDKYWQHSLEFLRIARKAWPEHLKEIGRIEPAERRDRLIEAEAARLTAYHEGPIVAAGSTGSMPATAKFLTAVAGLKHGAVVLPGLDTDLDEEAWQTIGGIRDAQGKFTTQPSSNHPQFAMQGLLDRFGIKRSDVEILGTPAQQGREVLMSETMRPSTATEQWHDRLAQPDVSQRIAAGMTKLAVVEAPSSEMEALAIAVAMREARHLNKSAALVTPDRALARRVMAALRRWNLEFDDSGGDALMDTPSGIFARLAAEAVAKGLEPPTLLALLKHPLFRLGGASGAFRHAIETLELALLRGTRPQAGTSGLARDFDRFRVELGKLRRKETSSLHASEPRAKLKDDELDQAQALIASLQKALSPLEVMGSSKPYDFAELAVRHREILLALSSDQNGVAVAFEEAQGSALSAAFDDLLAEQKPSGLMVQLGDYPEVFQTAYADRMVRRPEQADAQLQIYGQLEARLTESDRVILGGLVEGVWPPAPRVDPWLSRPMRHELGLDLPERRIGLSAHDFAQLLGMDDVILTHSAKVGGAPAVASRFLHRLEAVAGEARWEEARRAGDNYVRFAAELDQPDAVEPIAQPAPKPPVETRPLKLSVTAIEDWLRDPYTIYAKYILRLDPLDPVDMPLSAADRGSAIHDALGEFTQKFADTLPPQPALVLRGIGEKFFAPLMERPEARALWWPRFQRIATWFADWEEARREDIEKIAAEIKGEIKIPLDNERIFTLSARADRIEQRHDGSFAILDYKTGQPPTGKQVRMGLSPQLTLEAAILREGGFENIDAGSSVGELVYVRLSGNNPPGEHRSLELKIRNNDTPQRPDEAADYAREQLEALIRKFENEETAYTSLNLSMWSNRYGAYDDLARIKEWSAAGGLGIEEW
- the addA gene encoding double-strand break repair helicase AddA; this translates as MVKARRIIPDAVRATQARASDPAASAFVSANAGSGKTHVLVQRVIRLLLDGVAPEKILCITFTKAAAANMAERVFTTLGHWVTLDDDALDAAIREAGIPHPSVRLRKSARKLFACALETPGGLKVQTIHALCTRLLQQFPFEANVPARFAVLDDRDQNEMMERANLAVFLEASRNPDSATGRALMTAMASAADVTFKEVVREACLSRDHFMAWTDAAGSAQAAAAQISAALGVAPDDRIEDVEREILDGPNLPRSCWQEVASALDSGSKTDQSQAAQLRAALMFSGAAQVEEYLCVFLTDADRTPRKSVVTKNFARDNPAVGRLFESEARRLGPLIERRRAVVARDRTEALLYIATAAAANYRREKQERGLLDYDDLIDKTLAMLDRVSSGWVHYKLDRGVDHVLIDEAQDTSPRQWDIVAHIISEFTSGAGARDGVVRTVFAVGDEKQSIFSFQGAAPREFDLRRRALQRKFEGAGLKFDPVSFTYSFRSGPAILHAVDQVFREQDIFRSIHAVDIGNPIHHALADAGPSQIDLWELAEADDRQDIEGWRAPFDGVAATSPEVKLARRIQAEIKALVASRAMTGSKGDRRPLRYGDMLVLVRRRGNAFDAVIQALKHAGIPVAGADRLKLTEHIAIIDLMNLADALLLPQDDLALAVALKSPLFGLDDDDLFKIAWQRKGSLRAALTARAPTDGRLRDALWRLEQCERRFASETPFAFYAWLLGGDGGRAQILRRLGHEANDALDEFLELALNYERKAPASLQGFMAWLRTADLEVKRDMEISRDEVRVMTVHGAKGLEASVVFLVDTTTSPSDTQRLKLINLPVGNADPHAPGVVVWAGRKAEDPPAVVAARAAMIGDTEDEYRRLLYVAMTRAADRLVVGGCMPGNMKSVRPLSWYDLITKGLAGSGLQLQEIETTAGRVKRYARPEETAPSAAPAATPSSTAPIVLPSWLLTPAQPEISPGSLLRPSDPADSGHQPVRTAESLMQRARALQRGTLVHRLLQSLPDVAVERRREAALAYLARNADGWTAEERQQLAESTLALIAEARFAPVFAPGSRAEVSIVGRLERPGGRPALVSGQIDRLVVTDSEVLIVDFKTNHTPPSRPEEAPRDYVRQLALYRAALGKLYPQLPIRTALLWTETSELMEIPAPALEAELASIISA